ATTAGAATtagaaaaaattggaaaattagATTTTTCCCCCTTTGAGAAGTTGATTAGAGCTATGCTTTCCTCCAAACTCTTGACACCAGCATTAACATGAAATTTTCTATTCTTGCTTGCTAACCAAAAAATTCCAGTTGCTTCTGGCAACCTTTTGAGCAGAATTTTAAAGCTCTGATGACATAAATGTAAAATCATGTAATAATTTCTGGTGTGTGAGCTTTTTTAACATTAACactcattctctcttttttaaactatttttttgaagacagaaaaacagatatattttaaaagtcaggaTGTGGGATCAAGGAGGACAACCTTGGCAGCAGTGGCCTTTGAACCAACAACAATGGATGCAGTCATTCCAGCACCAGCAGGATCCAAGTAAGGAAACAAATTGAATTTTGGGGAGTGGAGTTTGGAAGTATATAGAAATGGGTGGAAGATAGGCACAAGGATTAAGGGAGGTAGAATTGAGATTGGTTTATTGGATCATTTTAtggttgaattttaattttttctcttgaatCATCTTACCTAGGATATATAGCAGGGAGTGGATTTCCCTTAGGAATATTGCTTCAAAGGGTAGAAAGTTTTgtatagattttatatttctaaaactgATTTAGTTCTTGTTTTCTGAAGAAAGTCTTTCTTAAATGTGTTGCTTAAATTAATCATATTTCTGCTGTTAATTCTGAGTCTTAAGATTCTATGTAGATCATAATCAACTGATGGTatactatataattttaaaacctcTCTTTAATATGGAGTATCTCAAGCTTACATAGATGCATAAAAGGGTATAGGGATCCCCCATTTATTACTGAGTtctactgctgctactactgaGTTCTAACAGTGGTTAATTAATAGCCAATTTTGCTTAATTGGTATGACCCCTTCTACTGCCCTGTGTTTACTGAGTTAAtgctttcctatttctttttttttaatagctacatATCATTCTGTTATAGACTGTACTGTAATAAATCCACTTTTAGATGATTGATTGTCTGACTTGACTTTTTGAAGACATTCCCCTAATTTTGTACACATACCATTATTACTTGTCcaattattttcttaggaaaaaaagcTAAGAAATAGGTTTGATAGCTCACAGTTGTGCATTTAAAGTTTTAGATATACATTACCAAGTTTAACTTCACCTTCGTCAAAATGTATGAGAATATTTAATCTCAGCTAAACTGAGATGTAAAAACCTGTGTCTTAGTCTACATTGTTTACTTTATTAATACTGTTAGATCTTAAAATGTtagctatagttttttttatgatttttaaaccttttattatgaaattataaatttataggaAGTTGCAAAGGGATTACAGGGAATCTCATGTAATCTTTATCTTGTTTCCTTGAGTGGTTACATTTTACATGTTTATGTTATAACACGAAAACCAGGAAATGGACGTGGGTAGTACCGCATGTATGTACAATTCCAGTCACTTTAATCACATGAATAAAAGCTATAGATTTTTGATGGAGATAGAGGAAACAAtgaattttgaataaaaataagaagttGTTGAGATATATTTTGACTAGAGAAAGGAGTTAAAGATGCTAAACAAACGTGACTGAGAAGGAACAGAAATAGCTAGCTATACTCACCTGAGGTGTATAGGATCCAGTGTAGACCTGAATGGGACCTGTCTGAGAAAGAGTGAGTTTAATCATTTGTTCttatagtgattttttaaaaagagtaagagtttttaaaaattcaatgaacCTAAGGTACAGGGAATACATTTTCTTATGAGTAATACTAGAAATTGGTTATTTTGTAAAGTCCTTTTCTGAATGTCTtaagtcatttattttgtaacctgcatatgcattatttttaagcattttttccaCTATAACattctataatatttaaaatctctAGTAAGGATTAACTGAAATGCTTGTTTTACATAGAAGCACATTCTTTTAGCTCCTACATTCTGAATGTTAAATTCTGCTATGTTAAATTTTGTTAGGCCAGATTGACTGGGCTGCATTGGCTCAAGCTTGGATTGCCCAAAGAGAAGCTTCAGGACAGCAAAGCATGGTAGAACAACCACCAGGAATGATGCCAAATGGACAGGATATGTCTACAATGGAGTCTGGTCCAAATAATCATGGGAATTTCCAAGGGGATTCAAACTTTAACAGAATGTGGCAACCAGGTTtgttgtttatgttttccaaattttaggactcaattttaaaataaaatgaggattaaaattaaactttaatttgCTTAATTTTATGACTTCTTGAAATTAATGCTTCTTGAAGACTAGGCAGTTTCAGTTAGATTTGACCTTGAAATTTTATGGTTAAAATTATTCTGTACTCATTCTCCTAGCATTGTGGCACtcagtttgattcttttcttgGTTCTTCATTCCTAGGCTGACAGGGGCTGGGAACACTGGAAACCTCACTTGGCATCTAGGGAAGAGAGCATTCTATGTCTCTCTGTTGCAACCTCTGGCCTTTCAGCAGCAGCACTGGCAGAGCAAAACATGTCTAGTctctaattaaagaaaaattgtgtCATTTTGTGACAGATTAGTCTGTCAAATATACTCTGCCCCTACCATCtgctcatttttctcttccctttttttcagATAGTAAAGATCTTCCATAAGTTTTTGTctgtatattttttttgtttgtttgctttttttacttTATAGTGTGATTTAGGTTCCTTGATGCTAGTTCACTTCTGACTTGTGTTATTTTTAACAGTCACTTCAAATTATTTATAGACAAATCTTACATTTGAGTATGCTAACAGTGAAGTCATAGCTCCATTTTCTTACTAATACTTATTGTTTCTCAGTGTGAGAATGGAAAACTCAAGAAGTAATCCTCTGataccactttaaaaataataatgaatattctAATCTTTAATATTGAGAGAGAGttcatttctagttttcttgAGTGTGTGCCAAATTTTCtcacatttgaaaatgttttggtTCCTAAGTTTATTGATGATTGATCTTGGCATCCTCATTCCCCAACTTTACTGTGCTGGCTTTGTGTCCCAGGCAAGTGATTTAAAAACCTctatgtgcctcagtttcccctcctgAAATTGGCAAAAATAGTACCTGATTTCTCCCTACCTCACAGGGATGTTGTGAGGATAAATGTGTTcatggaagaaagaaattatataaaaatctgAAGGTATTATTTTTATGGTATTGTTACTGAacacaaatagaaaaattgaACAAAAATTTGCTTTGGATTTTGTTATGTTCATTAAAAGTAATTTGGGGTATTTGGTTTCCATTTGTTTAGAATATAAATTAGAGTAGTAGTTAGCACGTTTGAATTATTTATTAGATTCATTGCTTATTTTTAAGATATACAAAAGGAATTTGACCAAGAAGTCATagattttttaatctgtttctttACTGAAAAATCTAGCTTTCTTGAGATCTTAAAAATTTGTGTTGATTTTGTTATAACCCCCTGTTGAATGTTTTTATGCCTGAATCCTAAATAGAATGGGGAATGCATCAGCAGCCCCCACACCCCCCTCCAGATCAGCCATGGATGCCACCAACACCAGGCCCAATGGACATTGTTCCTCCTTCCGAAGACAGCAACAGTCAGGACAGTGGGGAATTTGCCCCTGACAACAGGCATATATTTAACCAGAACAATCACAACTTTGGTGGACCACCCGATAATTTTGCAGTGGGGCCAGTGAACCAGTTTGACTATCAGGTGAAAGATATTTTGTTGCTTTAATATTGTAGATGTGCACGTAATCCATTCTTTGGAAGTGTCTCATCAAGAGTATCTAAGATATGCGTTTCACTTTTCAGTCTTGTACAGATAAGCACGTATGTGTCCAAAAAGTTACGAGTTTTTGAGTATTAAAATcattaggtttttgttttctggtttttgaTTTGCTTAGGAAAATGGTATAAAGGACTGT
The genomic region above belongs to Bos indicus isolate NIAB-ARS_2022 breed Sahiwal x Tharparkar chromosome 9, NIAB-ARS_B.indTharparkar_mat_pri_1.0, whole genome shotgun sequence and contains:
- the PNISR gene encoding arginine/serine-rich protein PNISR isoform X3, whose product is MWDQGGQPWQQWPLNQQQWMQSFQHQQDPSQIDWAALAQAWIAQREASGQQSMVEQPPGMMPNGQDMSTMESGPNNHGNFQGDSNFNRMWQPG
- the PNISR gene encoding arginine/serine-rich protein PNISR isoform X2, translated to MWDQGGQPWQQWPLNQQQWMQSFQHQQDPSQIDWAALAQAWIAQREASGQQSMVEQPPGMMPNGQDMSTMESGPNNHGNFQGDSNFNRMWQPEWGMHQQPPHPPPDQPWMPPTPGPMDIVPPSEDSNSQDSGEFAPDNRHIFNQNNHNFGGPPDNFAVGPVNQFDYQDLQDLRRLPRIEEKDHRHSGIGSVHLLHFL